The following are encoded together in the Poseidonibacter lekithochrous genome:
- the pqqA gene encoding pyrroloquinoline quinone precursor peptide PqqA: MEWKKPTYVDNRFGFEVTMYICTV, translated from the coding sequence ATGGAATGGAAAAAACCAACTTACGTAGATAATAGATTTGGATTTGAAGTTACAATGTACATTTGTACTGTATAA
- the pqqB gene encoding pyrroloquinoline quinone biosynthesis protein PqqB, translating into MKIQVLGSGAGGGLPQFNCNCDNCKAYREGKKSVKRRTQSSITLSEDGENWVLFNASPDILEQIHNSPFLHPTQKRETKIKAIVFNDAQIDHTTGLLMLREGCPHQVYCTKEVNDELNTSFPLFKMLKHWNGGGTFWNEITPDNKAFEIPVMPNHDFYALPLISNAPPYSKYRDTPRSGDNIGLVVHNKKTDKKLFYLPGLGGLENHVLEAMKDADVILIEGTLWTNDEMIKGNFSSKLGTDMGHMPLNGQGGLIEILDTLEKPRKILIHINNTNPILDEENDEYHELISHGIEISYDGMSIEI; encoded by the coding sequence TTGAAAATACAAGTATTAGGTTCAGGAGCAGGGGGAGGATTACCCCAGTTTAATTGTAATTGTGATAATTGCAAAGCCTATAGAGAAGGAAAAAAATCCGTAAAAAGAAGAACTCAATCCTCAATTACTCTAAGTGAAGATGGTGAGAACTGGGTATTATTTAATGCCTCTCCAGATATTTTGGAACAAATCCATAATTCACCTTTTTTACATCCCACTCAAAAAAGAGAAACAAAAATAAAAGCTATTGTTTTTAATGATGCTCAAATTGATCATACTACTGGGCTTTTAATGTTAAGAGAAGGCTGTCCACATCAAGTTTATTGTACTAAAGAAGTAAATGATGAATTAAATACATCTTTCCCTTTATTTAAAATGTTAAAACATTGGAATGGTGGAGGTACATTTTGGAATGAAATTACACCAGATAATAAAGCTTTTGAAATTCCAGTTATGCCAAATCATGATTTTTATGCATTACCATTAATTTCAAATGCGCCACCTTATTCAAAATATAGAGATACTCCAAGAAGTGGAGATAATATTGGACTTGTAGTTCATAATAAAAAAACAGATAAAAAACTGTTTTACCTTCCAGGACTTGGGGGTTTAGAAAATCATGTTTTAGAAGCTATGAAAGATGCTGATGTGATTTTAATAGAAGGTACACTTTGGACAAATGATGAGATGATTAAAGGTAATTTCTCTTCAAAACTAGGTACTGATATGGGACATATGCCACTAAATGGTCAAGGTGGATTAATTGAAATCTTGGACACTTTAGAGAAACCTAGAAAAATTTTAATTCATATTAATAATACTAATCCTATTTTAGATGAAGAAAATGATGAATATCATGAGTTAATATCTCATGGAATTGAAATCTCATACGATGGTATGAGCATAGAAATATAA
- a CDS encoding methanol/ethanol family PQQ-dependent dehydrogenase, translating to MYKDNFLKSVAKVTLTALMATGAVSTLSAKAGYSPVTDADIANDAKTVEDVVTYGLGQKGQRYSTLTQVNKDTVKNLVPVWNFSFGGEKQRGQEAQPLVKDGVMYVTASYSRMYAIDIATGEEIWQYDARLPSAILPCCDVINRGPALYDNLVIFGTLDAKLVALDRKTGKVKWKKKIASYKEGYSYTAAPLIVKGLLITGVSGGEFGVVGKVEARNPKTGKLVWSRPMVEGHMGYLNGKENGITGQTNASWPGDLWKHGGAAPWNGVTYDPDTDLIFVPTGNPAPWNSHDRPGDNLYSASRVAVNPDTGKIVWHFQTTPNDGWDYDGMAEFVAFEYKDKSGKMVKAGATADKNGFFYVLDRTTGKYIRSTPFVENITWAKGMDKNGRPIVNEDNRPGNPGDAKQGKTVYSTPSFLGGKNWNPMAFSQKTGLFYVPANEWGMDIWNKPVNYKKGAAYLGAGFTIKPTFKDHIGALKAIDPKTGKTKWTYKNNAPLWGGVLTTEGGLVFTGTPEGKLLAFDDETGKILWDFQVGTGIVSSPITWTENGEQYIAIVAGWGGAVPLWGGEVAKTVKYLNQGGSVHVFKLFKSK from the coding sequence ATGTATAAGGATAATTTTCTAAAAAGTGTTGCAAAAGTTACACTTACTGCATTAATGGCTACGGGTGCAGTTAGTACATTATCTGCTAAGGCTGGATATTCACCAGTTACTGATGCGGATATTGCAAATGATGCTAAAACAGTTGAAGATGTTGTTACTTATGGATTAGGACAAAAGGGACAAAGATATTCTACGTTAACACAAGTTAATAAAGATACTGTAAAAAATCTAGTACCTGTATGGAATTTTTCATTTGGTGGAGAAAAACAAAGAGGACAAGAGGCACAACCTTTAGTTAAAGATGGGGTTATGTATGTAACTGCTTCTTATTCTAGAATGTATGCTATTGATATTGCTACTGGTGAAGAAATTTGGCAATATGATGCAAGATTGCCAAGTGCAATTTTACCTTGTTGTGATGTTATTAATAGAGGACCAGCTTTATACGATAATTTAGTTATTTTTGGAACATTAGATGCTAAATTAGTTGCTCTTGATAGAAAAACTGGAAAAGTTAAATGGAAGAAAAAAATTGCTTCTTATAAAGAAGGATACTCTTACACAGCAGCTCCTTTAATTGTTAAAGGTTTATTAATCACTGGTGTTTCTGGTGGTGAGTTTGGAGTTGTAGGTAAAGTTGAAGCTAGAAATCCAAAAACTGGAAAACTAGTATGGTCTAGACCAATGGTTGAAGGTCATATGGGTTACTTAAATGGTAAAGAAAATGGAATTACAGGTCAAACTAACGCTTCTTGGCCAGGTGATTTATGGAAACATGGTGGTGCTGCTCCTTGGAATGGTGTTACTTATGATCCTGATACAGATTTAATTTTTGTACCAACTGGAAATCCTGCACCATGGAATTCACATGATAGACCAGGTGATAACTTATATTCTGCATCAAGAGTTGCAGTAAATCCTGATACTGGAAAAATTGTTTGGCATTTCCAAACAACTCCAAATGATGGTTGGGATTACGATGGTATGGCTGAGTTCGTAGCATTTGAATATAAAGATAAATCTGGAAAAATGGTAAAAGCTGGAGCTACTGCTGATAAAAATGGTTTCTTCTATGTATTAGATAGAACTACTGGTAAATATATTAGATCTACTCCTTTCGTTGAAAACATTACTTGGGCAAAAGGAATGGATAAAAACGGAAGACCAATTGTAAATGAAGATAATAGACCAGGAAATCCAGGTGATGCTAAACAAGGTAAAACTGTTTATTCAACTCCTTCATTCTTAGGTGGTAAAAACTGGAACCCTATGGCATTCTCTCAAAAAACTGGATTATTTTATGTTCCAGCAAATGAGTGGGGAATGGATATTTGGAATAAACCTGTTAATTATAAAAAAGGTGCTGCTTATTTAGGTGCTGGATTTACTATTAAACCAACATTCAAAGATCACATCGGTGCTTTAAAAGCTATTGATCCTAAAACTGGAAAAACTAAATGGACTTACAAAAACAATGCTCCATTATGGGGTGGTGTTTTAACTACTGAAGGTGGATTAGTATTTACTGGTACTCCTGAAGGAAAACTACTTGCATTTGATGATGAAACTGGAAAAATCCTTTGGGACTTTCAAGTTGGAACTGGAATCGTTTCTTCTCCAATTACTTGGACTGAAAACGGTGAACAATATATCGCAATCGTTGCAGGTTGGGGTGGAGCTGTTCCTTTATGGGGTGGTGAAGTTGCAAAAACTGTTAAATATTTAAATCAAGGTGGATCAGTTCACGTATTTAAATTATTTAAATCAAAATAG